In one Pseudomonas purpurea genomic region, the following are encoded:
- a CDS encoding single-stranded DNA-binding protein, with product MARGVNKVILVGTCGQDPEVRYLPNGNAVTNLSLATSEQWTDKQTGQKVEKTEWHRVSMFGKVAEIAGEYLRKGSQVYIEGKLQTREWEKDGIKRYTTEIVVDMQGTMQLLGGRPQGDQQGQGGGNNYQQSAPAPRQQAPRPQQSAPQQRSAPAPQQAAPQPAPDFDSFDDDIPF from the coding sequence ATGGCCCGTGGGGTTAACAAAGTCATATTGGTCGGCACTTGCGGCCAGGATCCCGAAGTTCGCTACTTGCCTAACGGTAACGCCGTGACCAACCTGAGTCTGGCGACCAGCGAACAATGGACCGACAAGCAAACCGGTCAGAAGGTCGAGAAGACCGAATGGCACCGTGTATCGATGTTCGGCAAAGTGGCGGAAATCGCCGGCGAATACCTGCGTAAAGGTTCGCAGGTCTACATCGAAGGCAAGCTGCAGACCCGCGAGTGGGAAAAAGACGGTATCAAGCGTTACACCACTGAAATCGTGGTCGACATGCAAGGCACCATGCAACTGCTGGGCGGCCGTCCACAGGGCGACCAACAGGGCCAGGGCGGCGGTAACAACTACCAGCAGTCTGCTCCAGCCCCGCGCCAACAGGCTCCTCGTCCACAGCAGTCGGCTCCGCAACAGCGTTCGGCTCCGGCACCACAGCAGGCCGCACCGCAGCCAGCTCCGGATTTCGACAGCTTTGATGACGATATTCCGTTCTGA
- a CDS encoding MFS transporter, translating to MHDPHSERMSGSETRAASGLALVFAFRMLGMFMVLPVLATYGMDLAGATPALIGLAIGAYGLTQALFQIPFGIISDRIGRRPVIYLGLIVFALGSVLAANADSIWGVIAGRVLQGAGAISAAVMALLSDLTREQHRTKAMAMIGMTIGLSFAVAMVVGPLLTRAFGLSGLFLATGGMALVGIVIVAFMVPRSTGPLQHRESGVARQALMPTLKHPDLLRLDLGIFVLHAMLMSSFVALPLALVQKAGLPKEQHWWVYLTALLISFFAMIPFIIYGEKKRKMKRVLLGAVMTLMLTELFFWQFGDSLRALVIGTVVFFTAFNLLEASLPSLISKVSPAGGKGTAMGVYSTSQFLGSALGGIMGGWLFQHGGLSVVFLGCAGLAALWLAFAVTMREPPYVTSLRLPLSPEAIREAGLVERLLAVVGVTDAVVVADEAAIYIKLDTELLDRTTLERLVNNPAPTACEA from the coding sequence ATGCACGATCCCCACAGCGAACGCATGAGTGGCAGTGAGACCCGCGCAGCAAGCGGTCTGGCCCTGGTGTTTGCCTTCCGTATGCTTGGCATGTTCATGGTGTTGCCGGTCCTGGCGACCTATGGGATGGACCTGGCGGGAGCGACCCCGGCCCTGATCGGGCTGGCGATTGGCGCTTACGGTCTGACCCAGGCGCTTTTCCAGATTCCGTTCGGGATCATTTCCGACCGTATCGGTCGGCGGCCGGTGATTTACCTCGGGTTGATCGTCTTCGCCCTCGGCAGTGTGCTGGCGGCCAATGCCGATTCGATCTGGGGCGTGATCGCCGGACGAGTCCTGCAAGGTGCCGGGGCGATTTCGGCGGCGGTCATGGCGTTGCTGTCAGACCTGACCCGCGAGCAGCACCGCACCAAGGCGATGGCGATGATCGGCATGACCATCGGCCTGTCGTTCGCCGTGGCGATGGTGGTCGGGCCGTTGCTGACCCGTGCCTTTGGTTTGTCCGGGTTGTTCCTCGCCACGGGCGGCATGGCGCTGGTGGGCATTGTGATCGTGGCCTTCATGGTGCCGCGCTCCACCGGGCCGTTGCAGCATCGTGAGTCCGGCGTGGCCCGTCAGGCATTGATGCCGACGCTCAAGCACCCGGACCTGCTGCGCCTGGACCTGGGCATTTTTGTGTTGCACGCGATGTTGATGTCGAGCTTCGTCGCGTTGCCGTTGGCGCTGGTCCAGAAAGCCGGGTTGCCTAAAGAGCAGCACTGGTGGGTGTACCTGACCGCGTTGCTGATTTCGTTCTTCGCCATGATCCCGTTCATTATCTACGGCGAGAAGAAACGCAAAATGAAACGAGTTTTACTCGGCGCCGTGATGACGCTGATGCTCACTGAGCTATTCTTCTGGCAGTTCGGCGACAGCTTGCGGGCTCTGGTGATTGGGACGGTGGTGTTCTTCACTGCGTTCAATCTGCTGGAAGCTTCGTTACCGTCGCTGATCAGCAAGGTTTCACCGGCGGGCGGCAAAGGCACGGCGATGGGGGTTTATTCCACCAGTCAGTTCCTCGGTTCGGCACTGGGCGGGATCATGGGCGGCTGGCTGTTCCAGCATGGCGGTTTGTCGGTTGTGTTCCTGGGATGCGCAGGTCTGGCTGCCCTCTGGTTGGCCTTTGCTGTTACCATGCGCGAACCCCCGTATGTGACGAGCCTGCGCTTGCCGTTATCGCCCGAAGCGATCCGCGAAGCCGGTCTGGTCGAGCGCCTGCTGGCCGTCGTTGGGGTAACAGATGCAGTGGTGGTTGCTGACGAAGCGGCCATTTACATCAAATTGGACACCGAACTATTGGATCGCACGACCCTTGAGCGCCTGGTCAACAACCCGGCGCCGACAGCGTGCGAAGCCTAG